The following coding sequences are from one Chelonoidis abingdonii isolate Lonesome George chromosome 4, CheloAbing_2.0, whole genome shotgun sequence window:
- the SPNS1 gene encoding LOW QUALITY PROTEIN: protein spinster homolog 1 (The sequence of the model RefSeq protein was modified relative to this genomic sequence to represent the inferred CDS: inserted 1 base in 1 codon; deleted 2 bases in 1 codon; substituted 1 base at 1 genomic stop codon) produces GIYGRGAGRARPVAHEELGGEVPVPGLLSPSAGRSVLLSLSCLSPSPPQQFWLLLLTRGLVGVGEASYSTIAPTIIADLFVSDQRSRMLAFFYFAIPVGSGLGYIVGSKVKDLAEDWHWALRVTPALGVVAVVLLITVLREPPRGAVERHSESPLRYTSWAADIRALSRNRSFVLSVAGFTAVAFVDGVAGVWLGPAFLYRSCXATGSCPGLLRHRKSQSQQSXFFGSCTVCTGFWAVGGGVEFQALRRANPADPGPCAACGGSAPFSSWPSVCAQGSSVATYVFIFIGETLLSLNWAIVADILLYVVVPTRRSTAESFQIVMSHLLGDAGSPYLIGVISDRIQRGRPPSYLLEFHSLQYALMLSAFAGVLGGGFFLATALFIQGDRKRAELSTQGLLPEEAEPEDRIVVPKRGRSTKVPVSSVLI; encoded by the exons GGAATTTATGGTCGGGGGGCTGGCCGGGCCAGGCCTGTGGCTCATGAGGAGCTAGGGGGTGAGGTCCCCGTTCCTGGGCTTCTCAGCCCCTCGGCAGGCCGGAGTGTATTGCTGTCTCTGagctgtctctccccctcccccccacagcagtTCTGGCTGCTGCTCTTGACACGGGGGCTGGTGGGCGTGGGGGAGGCCAGCTACTCTACCATCGCCCCCACCATCATCGCCGACCTGTTCGTTAGCGACCAGCGCAGCCGCATGCTGGCCTTCTTCTACTTCGCCATCCCCGTTGGCAG cgggCTTGGCTACATCGTGGGCTCGAAGGTGAAGGACTTGGCTGAGGACTGGCACTGGGCCCTGCGG GTGACACCGGCGCTGGGTGTGGTGGCTGTGGTGCTGCTGATCACGGTGCTGCGGGAGCCACCGCGGGGGGCTGTGGAGCGTCACTCCGAGTCCCCCCTGCGCTACACCTCCTGGGCCGCTGACATCAGGGCACTGAGCCGCAA ccgcAGCTTCGTGCTGTCCGTCGCTGGG TTCACGGCAGTGGCGTTCGTCGACGGCGTCGCTGGCGTCTGGCTGGGCCCGGCATTCCTGTACCGCTCCT TGGCCACGGGCAGTTGCCCGGGCCTACTCCGACACAGGAAATCTCAGTCCCAGCAGAG CTGATTCTTCGGCTCATGCACTGTGTGTACGGGCTTCTGGGCCGTGGGGGGGGGCGTCGAATTCCAAGCGCTCCGCAGAGCCAACCCGGCCGACCCTGGTCCGTGCGCTGCCTGCGGGGGCTCCGCGCCCTTCTCTTCCTGGCCCTCGGTGTGTGCGCAAG GTAGCAGCGTCGCCACCTAC gtgTTTATCTTCATTGGGGAGACGCTGCTGTCCCTGAACTGGGCCATCGTGGCGGACATCCTGCTG TATGTTGTGGTCCCTACACGCCGCTCCACGGCCGAGTCCTTCCAGATCGTCATGTCCCACCTGCTGGGTGACGCCGGCAGCCCCTACCTCATCGGCGTG atCAGCGACAGGATCCAGCGGGGCCGCCCCCCGTCCTACCTGCTGGAGTTCCACAGTCTGCAGTATGCCCTGATGCTGAGCGCCTTCGCCGGGGTGCTGGGGGGCGGCTTCTTCCTCGCCACCGCGCTCTTCATCCAGGGCGACCGCAAGCGGGCCGAGCTCAGCACCCAGG GTCTGCTGCCGGAGGAAGCCGAGCCGGAGGACCGGATTGTGGTGCCGAAGCGTGGCCGATCCACCAAAGTGCCCGTCTCCAGTGTCCTCATCTGA
- the NFATC2IP gene encoding NFATC2-interacting protein, whose product MAERVGPAPPPIYVGGSSSDSEGEIERPPRGEGGQPRPKRRRVLCTTEIPTVPVYSNKVNSSFQLCPAELHQEVPTLRWQGGADLDIDEIGPVTPPRPERPHAPRLPQGPCTDWLEEEPQQQGATRSVRDESPSPPPPPQPTRRQRGRTRREVARQLRGLNTWLSAAQRSLREEPPEDDVILVEPPASRQLQLKVRCRAEIHRVAVETSQPLQVVVEHMAGRLQVRPEQILLLLRDVELPPGSTPQGLGLGVADIIDCVVDVAAGELQGGGESGAGPGPGELRLTVRGQEKDSQLTLNVPRVREGCRGRGHARGLCGAVCRGRGMWGLSQPQGGGWS is encoded by the exons gttggccctgccccacccccaatctatgtgggaggcagcagcagtgacagcGAGGGGGAGATTGAGAGACCCccaaggggggaaggggggcagccgCGCCCCAAGCGCCGGCGTGTTCTGTGCACCACTGAGATCCCCACTGTGCCTGTCTACTCGAACAAG GTGAACAGCAGCTTCCAGCTGTGCCCTGCGGAGCTGCACCAGGAGGTGCCCACCCTGCGATGGCAGGGAG gggcaGATCTGGACATCGATGAGATTGGCCCTGTCACGCCCCCACGGCCAGAGCGGCCTCACGCCCCACGCCTCCCCCAGGGCCCCTGCACtgactggctggaggaggagccgcAGCAGCAGGGGGCAACGAGATC ggttCGGGATgagtccccctctccccctcccccaccacagcccacACGAAGGCAGAGGGGCCGGACCCGACG ggaggTGGCGCGCCAGCTGCGAGGTCTCAACACGTGGCTGTCGGCCGCCCAGCGCAGCCTGCGGGAGGAGCCGCCCGAGGACGACGTGATCCTGGTGGAGCCGCCCGCGTCCCGGCAGCTGCAGCTCAAGGTGCGGTGCCGGGCTGAGATCCACCGCGTCGCCGTGGAGACG TCACAGCCCCTGCAGGTGGTAGTGGAGCACATGGCCGGgagactgcaggtccggccgGAGcagatcctgctgctgctgcgagACGTAGAGCTGCCCCCCGGCAGCAccccccagggcctgggcctgggcgTGGCCGACATCATCG ACTGTGTGGTGGACGTGGCAGCCGGGGAGCTGCAGGGCGGGGGAGAAtcgggggccgggccgggccctgGGGAGCTGCGGCTGACCGTGCGAGGCCAGGAGAAGGACTCGCAACTCACACTCAACGTGCCCAGGGTAAGGgaaggctgcagggggaggggccatGCCAGGGGGCTGTGCGGTGCTgtttgcagagggagggggatgtgggGGTTATCACAGCCTCAAGGAGGCGGTTGGAGCTGA